A section of the Oryzias melastigma strain HK-1 linkage group LG2, ASM292280v2, whole genome shotgun sequence genome encodes:
- the LOC112156694 gene encoding insulin-like growth factor-binding protein 5, whose protein sequence is MQLCISLLLLLPLLRAPGGASSFVPCEQCDARAVSKCPPPPQGCQLVREPGCGCCLTCALEEGQACGVYTRPCMQGLRCLPKNGEEKPLHALLHGRGTCMNEKLYKLLQMHQSKESVQTKVPLIGDIGIRKSQAVKHAIDRKGQSSRKGLATNRSPSSPRPEKLEPEFGPCRRRLDSLLRSMKDTSRVLALSLYVPNCDKKGYFKRKQCKPSRGRKRGICWCVDPLGVRIPSISNGGGELQCREIDNNSNE, encoded by the exons ATGCAGCTGTGCATctccctcctcctgctgctcccgCTCCTGCGCGCCCCCGGCGGCGCCTCCTCCTTCGTGCCGTGCGAGCAGTGCGACGCCAGAGCCGTCTCCAAGTGCCCGCCGCCTCCCCAGGGCTGCCAGCTGGTGCGGGAGCCCGGCTGCGGCTGCTGCCTGACGTGCGCGCTCGAGGAGGGCCAGGCGTGCGGCGTGTACACGCGGCCGTGCATGCAGGGGCTCCGGTGCCTCCCCAAAAACGGCGAGGAGAAGCCGCTGCACGCGCTCCTGCACGGCCGCGGCACGTGCATGAACGAGAAGCTCTACAAGCTGCTGCAGATGCATCAGTCAAAAG AGTCGGTGCAAACCAAGGTGCCATTAATTGGAGACATCGGCATTCGGAAATCCCAGGCCGTGAAGCACGCCATAGACCGCAAGGGACAATCATCCAGGAAAGGACTCGCCACTAACCGTAGCCCCTCGTCCCCTCGCCCGGAGAAACTGGAGCCTGAATTT GGGCCCTGCAGAAGACGACTAGACAGCCTCCTTCGTAGCATGAAGGACACCTCTCGAGTCTTGGCTCTCTCCCTGTACGTCCCCAACTGCGACAAGAAAGGCTACTTCAAGCGCAAACAG TGCAAACCATCTCGCGGTCGGAAAAGGGGAATCTGCTGGTGCGTGGACCCATTGGGTGTTAGAATCCCAAGCATCAGCAACGGCGGCGGAGAACTGCAATGCAGAGAAATCGACAACAACAGCAACGAATGA